Proteins found in one Corynebacterium freneyi genomic segment:
- a CDS encoding zf-HC2 domain-containing protein encodes MAAPHQEFASTDHLGTEAVAAFVDGELGAVARRRAQAHLLACAECRREVARQRQAARRLRNSGEVRIPADLRERLASLSREQMPENAPGARHLSHRRPDSLAAFFESTWRTLRGPRNGQ; translated from the coding sequence GTGGCTGCACCGCATCAGGAGTTCGCGTCGACCGACCATTTGGGCACCGAGGCCGTTGCGGCGTTCGTCGACGGGGAGTTGGGGGCGGTGGCGCGTCGTCGTGCGCAGGCGCATTTGTTGGCGTGCGCCGAGTGTCGGCGTGAGGTGGCCAGGCAGCGTCAGGCGGCTCGGCGTCTCCGCAATTCCGGTGAGGTGCGCATTCCGGCGGATCTGCGGGAGCGTCTTGCGTCGTTGTCGCGGGAGCAGATGCCGGAGAATGCGCCCGGCGCCCGCCACTTGTCGCATCGCCGGCCGGATTCGTTGGCCGCGTTTTTCGAATCCACGTGGCGTACTTTGCGCGGGCCGAGGAACGGCCAGTGA